The Acanthochromis polyacanthus isolate Apoly-LR-REF ecotype Palm Island chromosome 17, KAUST_Apoly_ChrSc, whole genome shotgun sequence genome has a window encoding:
- the eva1c gene encoding protein eva-1 homolog C, with protein MRVMSCHGLDWSHSLICLTLLLWTRRMNGLADFSNYLSRIITSHYAHACDGQPLRLHCPRHSTISIQSAFYGSGEVRLCRAEPDPPPTGHNHSCSAFTALQKLLSECQSHRNCQLPVNHLLFGKDPCPGTTKYLHVHYKCKPTEHKRHVACEGETMVLRCKPPRVLNIYAAVYGRSLGQTDTCPSHLTRPPPFECLNHEAVHLVSKSCYNKQKCVVAVNNQTFRDPCFPGTRKYLSVIYSCVPQTLLREADPNIFTSTSSPTMDTEKVSPADPEEPFSTGTRRPDSSGAMMSNSLLTYAYIKEHPEMAALLFTSSVCIGLLLTLLAVSVRVTCRGKHRRDDRLAPKSGSHEEEEDEDDDEDDDDDDNGELTENSLISAADRKALHGWEEVTYVSEAAERAERIERREMIMQEIWMNSYLNGTSC; from the exons ATGAGAGTCATGAGCTGCCACGGACTGGACTGGAGCCACAGCCTCATCTGTTTGACTTTACTGCTGTGGACCAGACGCATGAATGGACTGGCTGACTTCTCAA ACTACCTATCCAGGATCATCACCAGCCACTATGCTCACGCCTGTGACGGCCAGCCTCTTAGACTCCACTGTCCACGTCACTCCACCATCTCCATCCAGTCTGCTTTCTATGGGAGCGGTGAGGTGCGGCTGTGCAGAGCAGAGCCAGACCCTCCGCCGACAGGCCACAACCACAGCTGTTCAGCTTTTACTGCTCTACAG AAGCTGCTGTCAGAGTGTCAGAGCCACAGAAATTGCCAGCTGCCTGTCAATCACCTGCTGTTTGGGAAGGACCCCTGCCCCGGCACAACCAAATACCTCCATGTGCACTACAAGTGTAAACCTA CTGAACACAAAAGACATGTGGCATGTGAAGGAGAGACCATGGTCCTGCGCTGTAAGCCCCCCAGGGTGCTGAACATCTATGCAGCTGTCTACGGGCGAAGTCTGGGTCAGACAGACACCTGCCCCTCACACCTGACAAGACCACCCCCATTCG AGTGTCTCAACCATGAAGCTGTACACTTGGTGTCCAAGTCCTGCTACAACAAACAGAAGTGCGTCGTTGCCGTGAACAACCAGACCTTTAGAGACCCCTGTTTTCCAGGAACCAGGAAGTACCTCAGTGTGATCTATTCTTGCG TACCACAGACTTTACTAAGGGAGGCAGACCCAAACATATTCACCTCCACCTCATCGCCCACCATGGATACAGAGAAAG TTTCTCCTGCAGATCCAGAGGAGCCTTTTTCCACTGGGACAAGGCGGCCAGACAGCTCAGGAGCTATGATGAGCAACTCTCTCCTCACTTATGCCTACATCAAAG AGCACCCTGAAATGGCGGCACTGCTGTTTACCTCGAGTGTGTGCATTGGTCTTCTGCTCACGCTGCTGGCTGTTTCTGTCCGAGTGACCTGTAGAGGGAAGCACCGCAGGGACGACAGACTCGCACCCAAGTCTGGTAGccacgaggaggaggaggatgaggacgatgacgaagatgatgatgatgatgacaacgGCGAGTTGACAGAGAACTCTTTAATCTCAGCCGCAGACAGGAAGGCGCTGCACGGCTGGGAGGAGGTGACGTATGTGAGCGAGGCTGCTGAACGGGCCGAGAGGATCGAGCGCAGAGAGATGATCATGCAGGAGATCTGGATGAACTCCTATCTGAATGGCACCTCATGTTGA
- the haus1 gene encoding HAUS augmin-like complex subunit 1, which translates to MILGGAKTIVVFPHSLLGKRFFKKPIVCLFFPVRSDTMCEKINKVNNWLSKVFGDQPVPQFEVNTRTVEVLYQLAQASEARCSETALLIEDLKQKASEYQADGAHLQDVLLQGVGLSAASLSKPAADYLSALVDNAMVLGVRDSSLGSFMPAVNNLTNEHMEAEKSNRRLERELRALRKRLGATLVLRGNLQEDINKTSKSQAVESAKAEERLLDMNFVTAKGKELSHRRERSEAELVSRNMDKTITHQAIVQLSEEVSELKKEIIPLKKKLGPYMDLSPSPYLAQVKIEEAKRELAALDSQLEMNVDFK; encoded by the exons ATGATTTTGGGTGGCGCGAAAACTATTGTAGTTTTTCCACATAGTTTGCtgggaaaacgtttttttaaGAAGccgattgtttgtttgtttttccctgtCCGTTCAGACACCATGTGTGAAAAGATTAATAAG GTGAACAACTGGCTCAGCAAAGTGTTCGGTGATCAGCCGGTGCCACAGTTTGAAGTAAACACAAGGACAGTGGAAGTGCTGTATCAGCTAGCACAGGCCAGTGAAGCCCGGTGCAGTGAGACAGCCCTGCTCATAGAAGACCTCAAGCAGAAAGCATCAGAATATCAGGCTGATG GTGCTCATCTCCAGGACGTTCTTCTACAAGGTGTTGGCTTGTCCGCTGCAAGCTTGTCAAAGCCCGCTGCTGACTACTTGTCTGCTTTAGTGGATAATGCTATGGTGCTTGGAGTGAGAGACAGTTCTTTGGGGAG CTTTATGCCAGCAGTGAACAACCTCACCAATGAACATATGGAAGCAGAGAAGTCAAACAGAAGACTTGAGAGAGAACTCAGGGCCCTCAGAAAGAGACTTGGTGCTACACTGGTGCTGCGGGGCAACTTACAAGA GGATATCAACAAAACTTCCAAATCTCAGGCAGTGGAGAGCGCTAAAGCAGAGGAGAGACTGCTTGACATGAATTTTGTGACAGCAAAGGGTAAAGAGCTCAGTCACAGGCGAGAGAGATCAGAG GCTGAACTTGTATCAAGAAACATGGACAAGACTATAACCCATCAGGCCATTGTGCAGCTCTCTGAG GAAGTCAGTGAGCTGAAGAAAGAAATAATCCCTCTGAAAAAGAAACTGGGGCCGTACATGGACCTGAGCCCG AGCCCATATCTTGCTCAAGTGAAAATAGAAGAGGCAAAAAGAGAATTG GCTGCACTTGATTCCCAACTTGAGATGAATGTTGACTTTAAATGA
- the mis18a gene encoding protein Mis18-alpha gives KKKTKTNLCRSQNLALSGFFRGFGFIVTTRRVRNAAEMASAKQSLRYRQKRVNSTFETSSIDSTAVEEKLFRQVALEEDGGDDPVVFICAKCRLPVGDSLSWDGSEDGQNQIRLKRVTDNVLIGKESHLYEPSKRSRCLIVNLMCRGCHSVLGMVYTSTPKNLDHKRFSFCFHVADIDSYVLGSANQMLAAEGPKEQPATLEYCNIVEQQLTEMKMLVMSMAQRLEEIEVGVHE, from the exons aaaaaaaagacgaagaCGAACTTATGCAGAAGTCAAAATCTCGCGTTATCTGGATTCTTCAGAGGTTTTGGCTTCATCGTCACAACCCGCCGAGTTCGAAACGCAGCAGAAATGGCGTCTGCCAAACAGTCGTTAAGATACCGACAGAAAAGAGTGAACAGTACGTTTGAAACGTCCAGTATAGACTCCACAGCCGTCGAAGAAAAGTTGTTCCGTCAAGTCGCCCTGGAAGAGGACGGCGGCGACGACCCGGTGGTCTTCATCTGCGCCAAGTGTCGGTTGCCTGTAGGCGATTCACTGTCCTGGGATGGAAGTGAAGACGGCCAGAACCAAATAAGACTGAAGC GGGTCACTGACAACGTGTTGATTGGAAAAGAAAGTCACCTGTATGAACCAAGCAAACGATCTCGATG CCTGATTGTGAATCTTATGTGTCGAGGCTGCCACTCTGTGCTTGGCATGGTTTACACATCAACACCGAAGAATCTGGATCACAAGAggttttcattctgtttccatGTAGCTGACATCGACAG CTACGTGCTGGGCTCTGCAAACCAGATGTTGGCAGCAGAGGGCCCCAAAGAGCAGCCAGCCACACTGGAGTACTGTAACATTGTTGAACAACAGCTTACAGAG
- the cfap298 gene encoding cilia- and flagella-associated protein 298 translates to MVQLHVKRGDESQFLFNTTVDAPLETVIQQITAIYNGRLKVDRLCSEIPELADHGIALPPNMQGLTEEQIVELNLKDEWEDKCVPSGGPAFRKDEIGRRNGQAPNDKMKEVLTRTVEEAKALISKKQAQANICVTMEMVKEALDQLRGAVMIVYPMGLPPHDPIRMEFEDEEDLSGTQASLQVITEDECQLWWAAKEMQRGKKLQDYIGKNEKTKLVVKIQKKGQGAPAREPLITDEQQKQMMMHYHRRQEELKKLEEADDDSYLDSEWSDRQALKKQFQGLTNIKWGPR, encoded by the exons ATGGTGCAGCTGCATGTGAAGCGTGGAGATGAAAGCCAGTTTCTTTTCAACACCACAGTGGACGCGCCTCTGGAGACGGTGATCCAGCAAATTACAGCCATTTACAACGGGAGGCTCAAAGTGGACAGATTGTGTTCAG agATCCCAGAGCTTGCAGACCATGGCATTGCACTGCCACCCAACATGCAGGGGCTGACAGAGGAGCAGATTGTGGAGCTGAATCTGAAGGATGAATGGGAAGATAAGTGCGTTCCCAGTGGAGGGCCAGCATTCCGAAAGGATGAGATTGGGAGGAGAAACGGACAAG CTCCAAATGATAAAATGAAAGAGGTGTTGACGCGAACAGTGGAGGAGGCGAAAGCACTGATCTCCAAA aaaCAAGCTCAAGCTAACATTTGTGTCACTATGGAGATGGTGAAAGAAGCACTGGATCAGCTAAGGGGTGCAGTCATGATTGTATACCCAATGGGACTTCCTCCTCATGACCCCATCAGGATGGAGTTTGAGGATGAGGAAGATCTTTCTGGAACACAG GCCTCTCTGCAGGTGATCACTGAGGACGAATGCCAGCTTTGGTGGGCTGCCAAAGAGAtgcagagggggaaaaaattgCAGGACTACATtggcaaaaatgaaaagacaaagCTTGTGGTCAAAATCCAAAAG AAAGGACAGGGGGCACCAGCGAGAGAGCCTTTGATCACAgatgagcagcagaaacagatgaTGATGCATTACCACAGAAGGCAGGAGGAGCTCAAG AAACTTGAGGAGGCAGATGATGATAGCTACCTGGATTCAGAGtggtcagacagacaggcgCTCAAAAAGCAGTTCCAAGGCCTCACAAATATCAAATGGGGACCAAGATGA